From Candoia aspera isolate rCanAsp1 chromosome 4, rCanAsp1.hap2, whole genome shotgun sequence, a single genomic window includes:
- the LOC134496470 gene encoding olfactory receptor 12D1-like — MGLTNIPELQTFLFFLFLLLYFASLLGNTTILLITLAEPRLHTPMYFFLVNLSCLDICYSTVTVPKMLTGLLVEHWRISFIGCLTQLHFFHFLGSSEALLLGVMAYDRYVAICNPLRYTTIMNKKACIRGAIITWTTGFLHALMHTIMTSQVKFCGPNVVQHFFCDIKPLLKLACCSTTLNLSLLNIITGLIVVLPFILTFLSYIYIISFLFLKVKTKESRTKAFSTCASHLTVVTLFYAGAILTYVPPSSGESLQQEMMVTLMYTVVTPVLNPLIYTLRNQEVRAVIKKSMTNIQILHMN, encoded by the coding sequence ATGGGCCTGACTAACATCCCTGAGCTTCAgacctttctcttctttctttttttgctgctcTATTTTGCCAGCCTGTTAGGAAATACCACCATTTTGCTCATAACACTGGCTGAGCCACGCCTCCATACTCCTATGTATTTCTTTCTCGTAAACCTCTCTTGCCTAGATATTTGTTACTCTACAGTCACTGTACCCAAGATGTTGACTGGCCTTCTTGTGGAACATTGGAGAATCTCTTTTATTGGGTGTCTCACTCAGCTCCATTTTTTCCACTTCCTAGGCAGCAGTGAAGCTTTATTGCTGGGTGTCATGGCATATGACCGCTATGTGGCCATATGTAATCCACTGCGATACACCACTATCATGAATAAGAAGGCCTGCATTAGGGGAGCAATAATTACCTGGACCACTGGATTCTTACATGCTCTAATGCATACAATTATGACTTCCCAAGTAAAATTTTGTGGCCCCAATGTAGTGCAACATTTCTTCTGTGACATCAAGCCCCTCTTGAAGTTGGCATGCTGTAGCACCACATTGAATCTCAGCCTTCTCAACATCATCACAGGTTTAATTGTTGTGCTCCCTTTCATCCTTACATTTCTGTCATACATTTAtatcatctccttcctctttttaaaagttaagacTAAGGAAAGTAGAACAAAAGCCTTTTCTACGTGTGCATCGCATCTCACAGTTGTGACTCTTTTCTATGCAGGGGCCATTTTGACTTATGTTCCTCCATCCTCTGGAGAATCACTACAGCAAGAAATGATGGTCACTCTTATGTACACTGTTGTCACTCCAGTTTTGAATCCTCTGATTTACACTCTAAGGAACCAAGAAGTAAGAGCTGTTATTAAAAAATCAATGACAAACATTCAGATATTACATATGAAttga